A single window of Granulibacter bethesdensis DNA harbors:
- a CDS encoding aminotransferase class V-fold PLP-dependent enzyme, with protein sequence MTGRHFLHVPGPTNIPDRVLRAMHVPSEDHRNPTFPNLTLPLFKQLKRLVRTETGQAFIFPSSGTGAWEAVMTNTLSSGDKVLASRFGQFSHLWIDLAKRHGLDVIVQEEEWGTGASPEHIQAELEKDTAHQIKAVMVVQNETATGVTSDVAAVRKAIDAAKHPALLFVDGVSSIGSIDFRMDDWKVDAIITGSQKGLMLPAGLGIAVVSQKALEAQKAARANNPLRRVYFDFEDQSKANETGYFPYTPALPLLYGLREALQIILDEEGLDNVIARHHYLAQGVREAVKAWGLTLCAKDQKWYSDTVSAILVPEGFNGADVISRAFKRYNLALGAGLSQVAGKLFRIGHLGDLNELMCLGAITGAEMAMRDIGIDVKPGSGAAAAEEYYRTNGK encoded by the coding sequence ATGACGGGTCGTCATTTTCTGCACGTGCCGGGTCCCACCAACATTCCGGATCGCGTCCTGCGTGCGATGCATGTTCCCAGCGAGGATCATCGCAACCCGACCTTCCCGAACCTGACCCTGCCGCTGTTCAAGCAGCTGAAGCGTCTGGTCCGCACCGAGACCGGTCAGGCTTTCATCTTCCCGTCTTCCGGCACGGGCGCCTGGGAAGCGGTGATGACCAACACCCTGTCCAGCGGTGACAAGGTTCTGGCTTCCCGCTTCGGCCAGTTCAGCCATCTGTGGATCGACCTGGCCAAGCGCCATGGTCTGGACGTGATCGTTCAGGAAGAAGAATGGGGCACGGGTGCTTCTCCGGAGCACATCCAGGCCGAGCTGGAAAAAGACACCGCGCACCAGATCAAGGCGGTGATGGTGGTTCAGAACGAAACCGCCACCGGCGTTACCAGCGACGTTGCCGCCGTCCGCAAGGCGATCGACGCCGCGAAGCATCCGGCGCTGTTGTTCGTTGATGGCGTCAGCTCCATCGGCTCTATCGATTTCCGCATGGACGACTGGAAGGTCGATGCGATCATCACCGGCTCCCAGAAAGGCCTGATGCTGCCTGCCGGTCTCGGTATTGCTGTCGTCAGCCAGAAGGCGCTGGAAGCGCAGAAGGCCGCCCGCGCCAACAACCCGCTGCGTCGCGTGTATTTCGACTTCGAAGATCAGTCGAAGGCGAATGAAACCGGCTATTTCCCTTACACGCCGGCCCTGCCGCTGCTGTATGGGCTGCGTGAAGCGCTGCAAATCATCCTCGACGAGGAAGGTCTGGATAACGTCATCGCCCGTCACCACTACCTGGCTCAGGGCGTGCGCGAAGCGGTGAAGGCATGGGGCCTGACGCTCTGTGCGAAGGACCAGAAATGGTACAGCGACACCGTCAGCGCCATCCTGGTTCCGGAAGGCTTCAACGGCGCCGATGTGATCTCCCGTGCGTTCAAGCGCTATAACCTCGCTCTGGGCGCCGGTCTGTCACAGGTTGCCGGCAAGCTGTTCCGTATCGGCCATCTGGGCGACCTGAACGAGCTGATGTGCCTGGGTGCCATCACCGGTGCGGAAATGGCGATGCGCGATATCGGCATCGACGTGAAGCCGGGCAGCGGTGCCGCTGCTGCTGAAGAATACTACCGCACGAACGGCAAGTAA
- a CDS encoding formate--tetrahydrofolate ligase has protein sequence MSTEANKPRGNQHQEAKSDAEIAQAAFMRPIVDIASEKLGIAAEHLAPYGHYKAKIDLNYLSSLDSRPDGKLVLVTAISPTPAGEGKTTTTVGLTDALNHIGKKAVACLREPSLGPCFGVKGGAAGGGYAQVVPMEDINLHFTGDFHAIGAANNLLAALIDNHVYWGNELGIDPRRIGWRRAVDMNDRALRSIVSSLGGVSNGYPREDGFDITVASEVMAIFCLATDLDDLQRRLGNIIVGHTKDRKPIRASELSAAGSMAVLLKDAIAPNLVQTLEHNPAFIHGGPFANIAHGCNSVIATRAALKLSDYVVTEAGFGADLGAEKFFDIKCRKAGLSPSAVVIVATVRALKMHGGVAKDALKTENVEAVQKGFANLERHIQNVRKFGVPVVVGVNKFSADTDAEFQMLHDLCAKMGVPCVSSDHWANGGAGAADLAHEVVKLVEGGSADFKPLYPEDMPLWDKLRTIATEIYGASDITADAAVRKRFDELQKEGFGHLPICVAKTQYSFSTDANLRGAPSGHVIPVRDLRLSAGAEFVVAICGDIMTMPGLPKVPAANAIRLASNGTIAGLF, from the coding sequence ATGTCTACGGAAGCGAACAAGCCGCGCGGCAATCAGCATCAGGAAGCAAAAAGCGACGCCGAGATCGCGCAGGCTGCATTTATGCGCCCGATTGTCGATATTGCGTCAGAAAAGCTGGGCATTGCCGCTGAGCATTTGGCTCCGTATGGCCACTACAAGGCCAAAATTGATTTGAATTATCTATCGTCGCTGGACAGCCGCCCGGATGGTAAGCTGGTTCTGGTGACAGCGATCAGCCCCACCCCGGCGGGGGAAGGCAAAACCACGACGACAGTGGGCCTGACCGATGCGCTGAACCATATCGGCAAGAAGGCAGTTGCCTGTCTGCGTGAGCCTTCGCTGGGTCCGTGTTTCGGTGTGAAGGGTGGCGCTGCCGGCGGCGGATACGCCCAGGTGGTGCCGATGGAAGACATCAACCTGCATTTCACAGGTGATTTCCATGCGATCGGTGCAGCCAACAACCTGCTGGCAGCCCTGATCGACAACCATGTCTACTGGGGTAACGAACTGGGCATCGACCCGCGTCGCATTGGCTGGCGCCGTGCGGTGGACATGAATGACCGTGCCCTGCGCTCCATCGTGTCCTCGCTGGGGGGTGTCTCGAATGGCTATCCGCGTGAGGATGGCTTTGACATCACCGTGGCCTCTGAAGTGATGGCGATTTTCTGCCTCGCCACGGATCTGGATGATTTGCAGCGCCGTCTGGGCAACATCATCGTCGGCCACACCAAGGACCGTAAGCCGATCCGCGCCAGTGAGCTGAGCGCCGCCGGGTCCATGGCCGTGCTGCTGAAAGATGCGATCGCGCCGAATCTGGTGCAGACGCTGGAACATAATCCGGCCTTCATCCATGGCGGCCCGTTCGCCAATATCGCTCATGGCTGCAACAGCGTGATCGCGACCCGCGCCGCGTTGAAGCTGTCCGATTATGTGGTGACGGAAGCGGGCTTCGGTGCCGATCTGGGGGCCGAGAAGTTCTTCGACATCAAGTGCCGCAAGGCTGGCCTTTCTCCGTCTGCCGTGGTGATCGTGGCGACGGTGCGCGCCCTGAAGATGCATGGCGGCGTAGCCAAGGATGCGCTGAAGACCGAAAATGTCGAAGCCGTACAGAAGGGTTTCGCCAATCTGGAACGCCATATCCAGAACGTCCGCAAGTTCGGCGTGCCGGTTGTGGTCGGCGTGAACAAGTTCAGTGCCGATACGGATGCCGAATTCCAGATGCTGCATGATCTATGCGCGAAAATGGGTGTCCCTTGCGTCAGCTCCGACCATTGGGCCAATGGCGGCGCAGGTGCCGCCGATCTGGCGCATGAGGTGGTCAAGCTGGTGGAAGGTGGCTCCGCCGATTTCAAGCCGCTGTATCCGGAGGATATGCCCCTCTGGGACAAGCTGCGTACCATTGCCACCGAGATCTACGGCGCGTCCGATATCACGGCCGATGCGGCCGTGCGCAAGCGGTTCGACGAACTGCAAAAAGAAGGATTCGGTCATCTGCCGATCTGTGTCGCCAAGACTCAGTATAGCTTCAGCACCGATGCGAATTTGCGTGGTGCGCCATCCGGGCACGTCATTCCCGTGCGCGATCTGCGTCTGTCTGCGGGCGCCGAGTTCGTCGTCGCGATCTGCGGCGATATCATGACCATGCCGGGTCTGCCGAAAGTGCCTGCCGCCAACGCGATCCGTCTGGCATCGAATGGTACTATCGCCGGATTGTTCTAA
- a CDS encoding malate--CoA ligase subunit beta: MDVHEYQAKELLASAGVAVPRGAIAFSADQAVYAATELGGWHWAVKAQIHAGARGKAGGIKLCKTYHEVREAAAGMLGKRLVTHQTGPEGKPVQRVYVEVADPFEKEFYLGFVLDRKLERVRVIASAEGGMEIEEIASKHPEKLIQVIVEPAVGLQQFQARQIAFKLGLSSRQVQRAVTSIMGAYRAFRDHDATMLEINPLVLTKDDRILALDAKMSFDDNALFRRNNVANMHDPSQDDPREAQAAEHNLNYVGLEGDIGCVVNGAGLAMATMDVIKYAGGEPANFLDVGGGASPERTATAFRLVLSDKNVKVVLVNIFAGINRCDWIAEGVVHAVKEVDLKLPLVVRLAGTNVEEGRRILKESGISVIMAESLTEAAEKAVEAAKAAA; this comes from the coding sequence ATGGACGTCCATGAGTACCAGGCAAAAGAATTGCTTGCGAGCGCCGGCGTTGCCGTGCCCCGCGGTGCAATCGCTTTCAGCGCTGATCAGGCTGTGTACGCCGCGACCGAACTGGGTGGCTGGCATTGGGCGGTCAAGGCCCAGATTCATGCCGGTGCGCGTGGCAAGGCCGGCGGCATCAAGCTGTGCAAGACCTATCATGAAGTGCGCGAGGCTGCTGCCGGCATGCTTGGCAAGCGTCTGGTCACGCATCAGACCGGCCCGGAAGGCAAGCCGGTGCAGCGCGTTTATGTCGAGGTCGCCGATCCCTTCGAGAAAGAATTCTATCTGGGCTTCGTGCTGGATCGTAAGCTGGAGCGCGTCCGCGTGATCGCCTCCGCCGAGGGCGGCATGGAGATCGAGGAAATCGCTTCCAAGCATCCGGAAAAGCTGATCCAGGTGATCGTCGAACCGGCGGTTGGGCTTCAGCAGTTCCAGGCCCGCCAGATCGCCTTCAAGCTGGGCCTGTCCAGCCGTCAGGTGCAGCGTGCGGTGACCAGCATCATGGGGGCCTATCGCGCATTCCGCGATCACGACGCCACCATGCTGGAAATCAATCCTCTGGTTCTGACCAAGGATGACCGCATTCTGGCGCTCGATGCGAAGATGAGCTTCGACGACAACGCCCTGTTCCGCCGTAACAACGTCGCCAACATGCATGATCCCTCTCAGGACGACCCGCGTGAGGCGCAGGCTGCGGAGCACAACCTCAACTATGTGGGTCTGGAAGGCGATATCGGCTGCGTGGTGAATGGCGCCGGTCTGGCGATGGCGACCATGGACGTCATCAAATATGCGGGTGGTGAGCCTGCCAACTTCCTCGATGTCGGCGGCGGCGCAAGCCCCGAGCGTACCGCGACGGCGTTCCGTCTGGTGCTGTCCGACAAGAACGTGAAGGTTGTTCTGGTCAACATTTTCGCCGGCATCAACCGCTGCGACTGGATCGCCGAAGGCGTGGTGCATGCGGTGAAAGAAGTCGATCTGAAGCTTCCGCTGGTGGTGCGTCTGGCAGGCACCAATGTGGAGGAAGGCCGCCGTATTCTGAAAGAAAGCGGCATTTCCGTCATCATGGCCGAAAGCCTGACCGAAGCGGCCGAAAAGGCCGTCGAGGCCGCGAAGGCCGCGGCGTAA
- a CDS encoding NADP-dependent methylenetetrahydromethanopterin/methylenetetrahydrofolate dehydrogenase produces MTAKLLYQFDTDWTPSVFDSVVAYDGGADHVIGHANVTPENVGALVDGAIFTRGPKEKRFTALWIGGGSMEAGEAVLSAVKKKFFGNFRVSVMLDSNGSNTTAAAGVALLAKAAPLKGKKAIVLAGTGPVGMRAAGLMALEGADVTITGRQKDRTEKAAAAISKRFGVEVKAVEAADAAAREAVIQGQQVVYAAGAIGFELLSEEAWKKTSSIELLADVNAQPPLGIGGVGVMDKGKEYEGGAGTVKGFGALGIGGLKLKLHRACIAQLFEKDDQVLDAEGIYALAKEMA; encoded by the coding sequence ATGACAGCGAAACTGCTGTATCAGTTTGATACGGACTGGACCCCGAGCGTTTTCGACAGCGTTGTTGCGTATGATGGCGGTGCGGATCATGTGATCGGCCATGCCAATGTGACGCCGGAGAATGTCGGTGCTCTGGTCGATGGCGCGATTTTTACGCGCGGCCCGAAGGAAAAGCGTTTTACCGCTCTATGGATCGGCGGTGGCAGCATGGAGGCCGGTGAGGCCGTGCTGAGCGCGGTGAAGAAGAAATTCTTCGGTAATTTCCGCGTTTCCGTGATGCTGGACAGCAATGGCTCCAACACCACCGCTGCGGCGGGTGTGGCGTTGCTGGCCAAGGCGGCTCCGCTGAAGGGCAAGAAGGCGATCGTGCTGGCCGGAACAGGTCCGGTGGGCATGCGCGCTGCCGGTCTGATGGCGCTCGAAGGGGCCGATGTCACCATCACTGGCCGTCAGAAGGACCGCACTGAAAAAGCCGCTGCTGCGATCAGCAAGCGTTTCGGCGTTGAAGTGAAGGCGGTCGAGGCTGCTGACGCTGCTGCGCGTGAAGCCGTCATTCAGGGGCAGCAGGTGGTCTATGCGGCCGGTGCGATCGGGTTCGAATTGCTGTCCGAAGAGGCCTGGAAAAAGACCTCCTCCATCGAGCTGCTGGCCGATGTGAATGCACAGCCTCCGCTGGGTATTGGCGGGGTTGGCGTTATGGACAAGGGCAAGGAATACGAAGGCGGCGCCGGCACCGTGAAGGGCTTTGGTGCGCTGGGTATCGGTGGTCTGAAGCTGAAGCTGCATCGCGCCTGCATCGCACAGCTTTTCGAGAAGGACGATCAGGTTCTGGACGCAGAGGGTATCTACGCCCTGGCGAAGGAAATGGCGTGA
- a CDS encoding D-2-hydroxyacid dehydrogenase → MTQKIVFLDRETLGATMRKPVFAHEYVEYDVTGPDQVVERLKDATIVITNKVPLRADTLAQLPNLKLIAVAATGTDVIDKVAAKKQGIVVSNIRGYAFNTVPEHVVALMFALRRNLLAYAVDVQNGVWNKARQFCFFPHPIRDIAGSTMGIIGYGALGKSIAERARALGMKVIAYDAFPQEGLVDFETILRDSDVITIHAPLTEETRNMFGATEFKKMKNSAILINTARGGLVDEAALAQALKEGEIAGAGFDVLTQEPPVNGNVLLDPTIPNLIVTPHVAWASTEAMQILADQLVDNIEAFVSGKPANVVE, encoded by the coding sequence ATGACACAGAAGATCGTTTTTCTCGATCGTGAAACACTTGGTGCCACGATGCGCAAACCCGTTTTTGCGCATGAATATGTCGAATACGACGTAACCGGCCCCGACCAGGTGGTGGAGCGGTTGAAGGACGCAACCATCGTCATCACCAACAAGGTGCCGCTGCGCGCCGATACGCTGGCTCAGCTTCCCAATCTGAAGCTGATTGCGGTCGCGGCGACGGGTACCGATGTCATTGACAAGGTGGCTGCCAAAAAGCAGGGCATCGTTGTCTCCAATATTCGCGGCTATGCGTTCAACACTGTTCCGGAACATGTCGTTGCGCTGATGTTCGCGCTGCGTCGCAACCTGCTGGCCTATGCCGTGGATGTGCAGAACGGCGTGTGGAACAAGGCCCGCCAGTTCTGCTTTTTCCCACATCCGATCCGCGACATTGCCGGCTCCACCATGGGCATTATCGGCTATGGCGCGCTGGGCAAGTCCATTGCCGAGCGGGCGCGTGCGCTGGGCATGAAGGTCATTGCCTATGATGCGTTCCCGCAGGAAGGGCTGGTGGATTTCGAAACCATTCTGCGTGACAGTGACGTGATCACGATTCACGCACCGCTGACCGAAGAGACGCGCAACATGTTCGGCGCGACTGAATTCAAGAAGATGAAGAACAGCGCGATCCTGATTAACACTGCGCGCGGTGGTCTGGTGGACGAAGCCGCTCTGGCTCAGGCGCTGAAAGAGGGCGAAATCGCCGGTGCGGGCTTCGACGTGCTGACGCAGGAGCCGCCGGTGAACGGCAACGTGCTGCTGGATCCCACCATCCCCAATCTGATTGTGACCCCGCATGTCGCCTGGGCAAGCACCGAGGCGATGCAGATTCTGGCCGATCAGCTGGTAGACAATATCGAGGCTTTTGTCTCCGGCAAGCCTGCCAACGTAGTCGAGTAA
- the sucD gene encoding succinate--CoA ligase subunit alpha gives MSILINKQTKIIIQGFTGDKGTFHGREMIDYGTNVVGGVTPGKGGQTHLGRPVFNTVEDAVRETGAQASITFVAPAFCADAIMEGADAGLELICTITDGIPAQDMMRVKRYLRRYQKDRRTRLVGPNCAGIISPGQAMLGIMPGHIYKEGHVGIVSRSGTLGYEAAAQLKELGIGVSTSVGIGGDPINGSSFLDHLQLFEADPETHAVLMIGEIGGPQEAEAAKWISENMSKPVVGYVAGLTAPKGRRMGHAGAIISGEGDSAAEKSEIMRSYGLTVAPSPGELGSTVAAVLAGRQAA, from the coding sequence ATGAGCATTCTGATCAATAAACAGACCAAGATCATCATTCAGGGCTTCACCGGCGACAAGGGCACGTTCCACGGTCGCGAGATGATCGATTACGGCACCAATGTCGTCGGCGGCGTGACGCCTGGTAAGGGCGGCCAGACCCATCTGGGTCGTCCCGTGTTCAACACGGTCGAGGACGCGGTGCGTGAGACCGGTGCGCAAGCGTCGATCACCTTTGTGGCGCCTGCTTTCTGCGCCGATGCGATCATGGAAGGCGCCGATGCGGGGCTGGAGCTGATCTGCACCATCACGGACGGTATTCCGGCGCAGGACATGATGCGCGTGAAGCGTTATCTGCGCCGCTATCAGAAGGATCGTCGCACGCGTCTGGTGGGGCCGAACTGCGCAGGCATCATCAGCCCGGGGCAGGCCATGCTGGGCATCATGCCGGGCCATATCTACAAGGAAGGCCATGTCGGCATTGTTTCCCGCTCCGGCACGCTTGGCTATGAAGCCGCCGCGCAGCTGAAGGAGCTGGGCATCGGTGTCTCCACCAGCGTTGGTATCGGTGGTGACCCGATCAATGGTTCGTCCTTCCTTGATCACCTCCAGTTGTTTGAGGCCGACCCCGAGACTCATGCCGTGCTGATGATCGGCGAGATCGGTGGTCCGCAGGAAGCCGAAGCGGCGAAGTGGATCAGCGAGAACATGTCGAAGCCGGTGGTTGGCTACGTTGCCGGCCTGACCGCTCCGAAGGGGCGTCGTATGGGCCATGCCGGTGCGATCATCTCGGGCGAGGGCGACAGCGCCGCCGAAAAGAGCGAGATCATGCGCTCCTACGGTCTGACGGTTGCTCCCAGCCCGGGTGAACTCGGCTCGACCGTTGCCGCGGTGCTGGCTGGCCGTCAGGCAGCCTGA
- the fchA gene encoding methenyltetrahydrofolate cyclohydrolase → MTAGVSFKDESVEAFLEQLASKASTPGGGSAAAVMGAIGAALSSMVCNLTIGKKKYAEVEEELKGVLAQADALRLKLIAAIEEDVQAFDAVMGAYGMPKTTEEEQAARKQAIQKALHLATDAPLDCARLCRDAIDLAEIVSRKGNAAVISDGGVAVLAAHAGLRSSALNVYVNAKAIEDRAFAESRLQELQEILGSAGEKTEATYELVRSQLV, encoded by the coding sequence ATGACCGCGGGAGTCTCGTTCAAGGACGAAAGCGTCGAAGCTTTCCTCGAACAGCTGGCAAGCAAAGCCTCCACCCCTGGTGGTGGCAGTGCCGCTGCGGTGATGGGGGCGATCGGTGCGGCCCTGTCCAGCATGGTCTGCAACCTGACCATCGGTAAAAAGAAATATGCCGAGGTTGAGGAAGAGCTGAAAGGCGTTCTGGCGCAGGCTGATGCGCTGCGTCTGAAGCTGATTGCGGCGATTGAAGAAGACGTGCAGGCTTTCGATGCGGTCATGGGCGCCTACGGCATGCCCAAGACCACGGAAGAGGAACAGGCTGCCCGCAAGCAAGCGATCCAGAAGGCCCTGCATCTGGCTACGGATGCGCCACTGGACTGCGCGCGCCTCTGCCGTGATGCGATTGATCTGGCGGAGATCGTCAGCCGTAAGGGGAATGCCGCTGTCATCAGCGATGGCGGTGTGGCTGTTCTGGCCGCCCATGCCGGCCTGCGCAGCTCGGCACTGAACGTCTATGTCAATGCCAAGGCCATCGAAGACCGTGCATTTGCGGAAAGCCGTCTGCAGGAGCTTCAGGAAATTCTGGGCAGTGCAGGCGAAAAGACGGAAGCGACTTACGAGCTGGTGAGATCACAGCTCGTCTGA